Proteins encoded in a region of the Neodiprion virginianus isolate iyNeoVirg1 chromosome 2, iyNeoVirg1.1, whole genome shotgun sequence genome:
- the LOC124299155 gene encoding uncharacterized protein LOC124299155, with translation MDVSWLIGFFLGIEFLCDRTTLAHISVLSIPRDAIGSGTQYRFQYFVRDEHGDYKTQEEAGEGGSARGSYAVEEPNGELRIVQYTTDLSGGFKAHIKVDHAGKSPSKLQEIDIPAEEMRKLMNENRRKKAEPDVPEVKSSKSYVLGPPRKMSDIVMEQAAAIREIISKEIKAEEEREGKRKGTESLVDENLGSTDVIDCDEEKTGAKISEIPPPRISSSQVQDKTKTTPPSSRRGSEETQEQSVDEVDSRDEVCGSGGCPSYSGERTAKTVSIKDQTEGKNNFQVPSDNSEIGKIGTETANLQEGDPQSPLVRVAVTSRKIDESPSLPQVAKPSPEVSGGPVKNFTFKNRIMFYKPADKSPNGSPNPNLLRTSDGVEKSVNLAGNLANENQASTGGLEEIVLYSPQAENGNQGDRKRRFIKVPYEVLRPYFASVQEEEEKKMTK, from the exons ATCGGCTTCTTCCTAGGAATCGAGTTCCTCTGCGACCGGACAACTCTCGCTCACATCTCCGTACTCTCGATCCCTAGGGATGCTATT GGCTCTGGAACGCAGTACCGATTCCAATACTTCGTGCGCGACGAGCACGGGGATTACAAAACTCAGGAAGAAGCTGGAGAAGGTGGAAGCGCACGGGGAAGCTACGCCGTCGAGGAGCCGAACGGTGAATTGAGAATAGTCCAATACACGACGGACCTGAGCGGCGGATTCAAGGCGCACATAAAGGTGGATCACGCGGGAAAATCGCCGTCAAAACTCCAGGAGATCGACATACCGGCTGAGGAGATGCGGAAGTTGATGAACGAGAACCGACGGAAGAAGGCGGAACCGGACGTGCCGGAAGTGAAATCGTCGAAAAGCTACGTTCTCGGTCCGCCCCGAAAAATGTCCGACATTGTGATGGAGCAGGCGGCAGCGATCAGGGAAATTATATCCAAGGAAATAAAGGCGGAGGAAGAACGCGAGGGAAAGCGGAAGGGCACCGAGAGTCTGGTGGatgaaaatcttggatcgACGGACGTCATCGACTGCGACGAGGAGAAAACGGGCgcaaaaatttcggaaatacCGCCTCCTCGTATTTCCTCCTCTCAAGTTCAGGACAAGACAAAAACAACGCCTCCTTCTTCGCGCCGTGGAAGCGAAGAAACGCAGGAGCAATCCGTCGACGAGGTCGACTCACGGGACGAAGTTTGCGGATCCGGAGGCTGTCCGTCATATTCCGGCGAAAGAACTGCCAAGACAGTTTCGATCAAGGACCAAACAGAgggaaaaaacaatttccagGTTCCGAGCGACAACTCAGAGATCGGGAAGATCGGGACAGAGACCGCGAATCTCCAGGAAGGGGATCCGCAGTCTCCGTTGGTCCGCGTCGCCGTGACTTCTAGAAAAATCGACGAGAGTCCGAGTCTCCCACAGGTAGCAAAGCCGAGTCCGGAAGTTTCGGGAGGCcccgtgaaaaatttcacctttaAGAACCGCATAATGTTTTACAAGCCGGCGGATAAGAGTCCGAACGGCTCTCCGAATCCGAATCTGCTCAGAACGTCCGACGGCGTTGAGAAGTCCGTAAATCTTGCTGGAAACTTGGCCAATGAGAATCAAGCGAGCACCGGAGGACTAGAAGAAATAGTCCTATACTCGCCGCAGGCGGAGAACGGAAACCAGGGCGATCGGAAGCGCAGGTTCATCAAGGTGCCCTACGAAGTGTTGAGACCCTACTTCGCCAGCGTgcaagaagaggaagaaaagaaaatgacaaaGTGA
- the LOC124297379 gene encoding eukaryotic translation initiation factor 2 subunit 2 isoform X2: MTEEDSIFDPTMKIKKKKKKKTTFDLDAAMAEGGSGGEATEGIGDKENQEPESGAIDDDEGLDLENFGKKKKKKKKAFNLDELDMALPESKKEDGAEPIGEDGPAESNFDLDMEFSGKKKKKRKNILDNLVAEEEKKEAEDRENVEDTTSWLGSDRDYTYDELLARVFEIMREKNPDMVAGKKQKFVMRPPQVVRIGTKKTSFANFTEICKTLHRQPKHLLDFLLAELGTSGSVDGNSQLIIKGRFQQKQIENVLRRYIKEYVTCHTCRSPDTILQKDTRLFFLQCESCGSRCSVASIKSGFQAVTGKRAAIRAKTT, translated from the exons ATGACCGAAGAGGATTCG atctttGATCCTActatgaaaataaagaagaaaaaaaagaagaagactACTTTCGATCTCGATGCTGCAATGGCTGAGGGCGGCAGCGGTGGTGAAGCCACCGAGGGCATCGGTGATAAGGAAAATCAGGAGCCAGAATCGGGAGCGATAGATGACGACGAAGGCCTTGATCTAgaaaattttggtaaaaaaaagaaaaaaaagaagaaggcaTTCAATCTAGATGAACTCGATATGGCTCTCCCAGAAAGCAAGAAGGAA GATGGCGCAGAGCCAATCGGTGAAGATGGGCCTGCGGAAAGTAACTTTGACCTGGATATGGAGTTCTCGggcaaaaagaagaagaaaaggaagaacaTTCTCGATAACCTGGTAGCTgaagaggaaaagaaggaAGCAGAAGATAGGGAAAATG TCGAGGACACCACGTCGTGGCTTGGTTCAGACAGAGATTACACATATGATGAGCTACTAGCCAGagtatttgaaataatgagagagaaaaatccTGACATGGTGGCTGGAAAGAAGCAAAAGTTTGTTATGAGGCCCCCGCAAGTCGTACGAATCGGCACCAAGAAAACTTCTTTTGCAAACTTTACTGAG ATTTGTAAAACACTGCACAGACAGCCGAAGCACTTACTGGACTTCCTACTGGCTGAACTGGGAACCAGTGGATCTGTTGATGGAAATAGTCAGCTTATTATCAAGGGTCGCTTCCAGCAAAAGCAGATAGAGAATGTACTAAGGAGATACATCAAGGAGTATGTTACGTGTCACACGTGTCGCTCCCCTGACACCATATTGCAGAAAGATACTCGGCTATTCTTCCTTCAGTGTGAATCGTGTGGGTCTAGGTGCTCCGTCGCTAGCATCAAATCTGGTTTCCAG GCTGTGACTGGAAAGCGTGCGGCTATCAGAGCAAAAACGACTTAG
- the LOC124297379 gene encoding eukaryotic translation initiation factor 2 subunit 2 isoform X1: MTEEDSIFDPTMKIKKKKKKKTTFDLDAAMAEGGSGGEATEGIGDKENQEPESGAIDDDEGLDLENFGKKKKKKKKAFNLDELDMALPESKKEDGAEPIGEDGPAESNFDLDMEFSGKKKKKRKNILDNLVAEEEKKEAEDRENGFTESERSVETVEDTTSWLGSDRDYTYDELLARVFEIMREKNPDMVAGKKQKFVMRPPQVVRIGTKKTSFANFTEICKTLHRQPKHLLDFLLAELGTSGSVDGNSQLIIKGRFQQKQIENVLRRYIKEYVTCHTCRSPDTILQKDTRLFFLQCESCGSRCSVASIKSGFQAVTGKRAAIRAKTT; this comes from the exons ATGACCGAAGAGGATTCG atctttGATCCTActatgaaaataaagaagaaaaaaaagaagaagactACTTTCGATCTCGATGCTGCAATGGCTGAGGGCGGCAGCGGTGGTGAAGCCACCGAGGGCATCGGTGATAAGGAAAATCAGGAGCCAGAATCGGGAGCGATAGATGACGACGAAGGCCTTGATCTAgaaaattttggtaaaaaaaagaaaaaaaagaagaaggcaTTCAATCTAGATGAACTCGATATGGCTCTCCCAGAAAGCAAGAAGGAA GATGGCGCAGAGCCAATCGGTGAAGATGGGCCTGCGGAAAGTAACTTTGACCTGGATATGGAGTTCTCGggcaaaaagaagaagaaaaggaagaacaTTCTCGATAACCTGGTAGCTgaagaggaaaagaaggaAGCAGAAGATAGGGAAAATG GCTTCACTGAATCTGAGCGAAGTGTAGAAACTG TCGAGGACACCACGTCGTGGCTTGGTTCAGACAGAGATTACACATATGATGAGCTACTAGCCAGagtatttgaaataatgagagagaaaaatccTGACATGGTGGCTGGAAAGAAGCAAAAGTTTGTTATGAGGCCCCCGCAAGTCGTACGAATCGGCACCAAGAAAACTTCTTTTGCAAACTTTACTGAG ATTTGTAAAACACTGCACAGACAGCCGAAGCACTTACTGGACTTCCTACTGGCTGAACTGGGAACCAGTGGATCTGTTGATGGAAATAGTCAGCTTATTATCAAGGGTCGCTTCCAGCAAAAGCAGATAGAGAATGTACTAAGGAGATACATCAAGGAGTATGTTACGTGTCACACGTGTCGCTCCCCTGACACCATATTGCAGAAAGATACTCGGCTATTCTTCCTTCAGTGTGAATCGTGTGGGTCTAGGTGCTCCGTCGCTAGCATCAAATCTGGTTTCCAG GCTGTGACTGGAAAGCGTGCGGCTATCAGAGCAAAAACGACTTAG